From a single Miscanthus floridulus cultivar M001 chromosome 8, ASM1932011v1, whole genome shotgun sequence genomic region:
- the LOC136478435 gene encoding protein EMBRYO SAC DEVELOPMENT ARREST 30-like, whose product MLLKSKFKLATAIGIVLSMLSLTVHLFLANYSAGGITKYNMHMDDALPFGPRLRPRRLWGPLIPLDHLHPFVKPSKSYAAPSKHNGFIYAKIYGGFEKIQSSICDLVAVARLLNATLVIPEIQATTRAKGISPKFKSFSYLYDEDHFIHALSSDVVIVHGLPKDLREARKKIKFPTVSPRNSATPEYYIKEVLPRLVKSKVHGIIVNGGNCLQSILPASLEEFQKLRCRVAFHALRLRPQIQALGSQIVGRLRASGRPYVAYHPGLLRDTLAFHGCAELFQDIHTELIQYRRNQMIKRGTVKEQLTVDSVSRKMAGLCPLMAEEVGLLLQALGYPPTTIIFLAGSETFGGQRMLIPLRAMFANLVDRTSLCSQRELFDLVGPEDPLTPDLPQPPPPKSEKQLIEEWKRAGPRPRPLPPPPARPFYAHEKEGWYGWIGENDTEPDASLIEFRRQAHRLLWDALDYFVSVEADAFFPGFHNDGSGWPDYSSLVMGHRLYQTPSSITYRPDRKIIAALFEDVNDHRYHPPRNWTIAAREHLNRSASVEGVVSSAMLSRPVSFLAHPLPECSCRTPKSPAVQPVKDSNGRFLFGGEEECPDWMARSLATASARNNEPQNEDYEDELPEDGSSSDTQESDRSDSNKSSEQDEEMDPDD is encoded by the exons ATGCTGCTCAAAAGCAAGTTTAAGTTGGCCACAGCCATTGGCATCGTGCTGTCGATGCTATCGCTGACGGTGCACCTTTTTCTTGCTAATTATTCAGCTGGGGGCATTACAAAGTACAACATGCACATGGACGATGCCCTTCCATTTGGACCG AGGCTTCGACCACGGAGACTGTGGGGTCCATTGATCCCACTTGATCACTTGCATCCTTTTGTGAAACCTAGCAAATCATATGCTG CTCCCAGTAAGCATAATGGTTTTATTTATGCAAAGATATATGGTGGCTTTGAGAAGATACAGTCTTCA ATCTGTGATCTTGTTGCCGTTGCCAGGCTATTAAATGCCACTCTGGTTATTCCTGAGATACAAGCAACAACTCGTGCAAAAGGCATCAG TCCGAAGTTCAAAAGCTTTTCTTATCTATACGATGAAGATCATTTCATACATGCACTTTCCAGTGATGTGGTTATTGTGCATGGCTTGCCAAAGGATCTCAGAGAGGCTAGGAAAAAGATAAAATTTCCCACAGTATCTCCTAGGAATTCTGCTACTCCAGAATACTACATCAAAGAAGTATTACCCAGACTTGTAAAATCAAAAGTTCATGGGATAATTGTTAATGGAGGTAATTGTCTTCAG TCGATTCTCCCTGCAAGCTTGGAGGAATTTCAGAAGCTTAGATGCAGAGTAGCCTTCCATGCTCTAAGGTTGCGCCCTCAAATTCAGGCTCTTGGGAGCCAAATAGTAGGAAG GTTGCGAGCATCTGGCCGTCCTTATGTGGCCTATCACCCAGGACTGCTTAGAGATACTCTAGCTTTTCATGGTTGCGCTGAACTGTTCCAG GATATTCATACAGAGCTTATTCAGTATAGAAGGAATCAGATGATTAAACGAGGAACAGTAAAGGAGCAGCTAACAGTTGATTCGGTGTCCAGGAAGATGGCTGGTTTGTGTCCACTCATGGCAGAAGAG GTTGGACTTCTACTTCAAGCATTAGGTTACCCACCAACTACAATAATATTCTTGGCTGGTTCCGAGacttttggtggacaaagaaTGCTTATTCCTCTACGAGCTATGTTTGCTAACCTAGTTGATCGCACTTCATTATGTAGTCAGAGGGAGCTGTTTGATTTAGTTGGGCCAGAAGATCCTCTAACCCCAGATTTGCCACAGCCTCCACCTCCCAAAAGTGAAAAACAACTAATTGAAGAATGGAAGAGAGCAGGGCCTCGACCAAGACCGCTGCCTCCACCTCCTGCAAGGCCATTCTATGCGCATGAGAAGGAAGGCTGGTATGGTTGGATTGGTGAGAATGACACAGAACCGGATGCTTCATTGATTGAGTTCAGGAGGCAAGCACACCGGTTGCTCTGGGATGCACTTGATTATTTTGTTTCTGTTGAAGCTGATGCCTTCTTCCCCGGGTTTCACAATGACGGGAGTGGTTGGCCAGACTACTCTAGTTTGGTCATGGGGCACCGGTTATACCAAACACCTTCCAGTATAACCTACAGGCCTGACAG AAAGATTATTGCTGCACTGTTTGAAGATGTTAATGATCATCGGTATCATCCACCGCGGAATTGGACAATTGCTGCACGTGAACACCTCAACAGGAGTGCAAGTGTGGAAGGCGTTGTGTCATCAGCTATGTTGTCAAGACCTGTATCTTTTCTCGCCCACCCTTTGCCAGAGTGCTCTTGCAGAACACCGAAGTCACCTGCTGTTCAACCGGTGAAAGACAGCAATGGCAGATTCCTATTTGGAGGTGAGGAAGAGTGTCCTGATTGGATGGCACGCAGCCTTGCAACGGCGTCTGCCAGGAATAATGAACCTCAAAATGAGGACTATGAGGATGAGTTGCCTGAAGATGGGTCTAGCTCAGACACGCAGGAATCTGACAGAAGTGACTCGAATAAATCTTCGGAGCAAGATGAAGAGATGGATCCGGATGATTAG
- the LOC136478436 gene encoding uncharacterized protein, producing the protein MAPACILLDRTVAFRSHPEETEPFDLGERAERVLGAERAKGLVGATTAELPKLPSREDIEASIAKYLLTMTPDLEVVEPPDVSCLTMRRPLSSEPIPNHGWSLRDGAVAAAADKNLVVLYPGSYHPAYSYNRWYLLLDLGTDASSSSSLSAIPGIRLEYSDCYRTTGYGAVIMTREGGAFVLAELLFDFHRRGLPAQGMLCLWQSSLCSWVYKHGELPAEVHRTWRTHMSFPVQSRNRNLFCWVDLLHGLLLWDLGRHCEVDSSDWLDVSFVPLPHGCSISDQHPQEYRNMACVDGTIKFLNMEGGPISLVTYALDLDKPSPSWMVDTKLLLKDLWKDKTFISKDVPQIPPLFPILSTLEHDVVYLVIPGDVEHVEGYPVRGVKFLLSVDTCKTRVISATQQKHPRALVRWRYLLAASVSHSQLGSKYHQGAVEAIGMGASGKRMKFE; encoded by the exons ATGGCCCCTGCTTGCATCCTGCTCGACCGCACCGTTGCTTTCCGCAGCCATCCCGAAGAGACAGAACCCTTCGATTTAGGAGAAAGAGCAGAGCGCGTGCTCGGCGCGGAAAGAGCGAAGGGCCTGGTCGGCGCCACCACCGCGGAATTACCAAAGCTTCCAAGCCGTGAGGACATCGAAGCATCAATTGCCAAGTACCTGCTGACCATGACGCCAGATCTGGAGGTCGTCGAACCCCCGGATGTAAGCTGCCTCACCATGCGGCGACCACTCTCATCAGAGCCGATCCCAAATCACGGATGGTCCCTGCGCGACGGcgctgtggccgccgccgctGACAAGAACTTGGTTGTCCTCTACCCCGGCTCCTACCATCCAGCCTACTCGTACAACCGGTGGTACTTGCTCTTGGACCTCGGCACCGACGCATCTTCATCTTCCTCGCTCTCCGCGATCCCCGGTATCCGCTTGGAGTACTCTGATTGTTACAGGACCACCGGCTACGGGGCCGTCATCATGACACGCGAAGGTGGCGCCTTCGTCCTCGCCGAGCTGCTCTTCGACTTCCACCGCCGCGGGCTTCCTGCGCAGGGCATGCTCTGCCTCTGGCAGTCGTCGTTATGCTCGTGGGTCTACAAGCACGGCGAGCTCCCCGCCGAGGTGCACCGCACGTGGAGGACTCACATGTCCTTCCCTGTCCAAAGCAGGAACCGGAACCTCTTCTGCTGGGTCGATCTTCTCCACGGATTGCTACTCTGGGATCTGGGACGACATTGTGAGGTCGACTCATCGGACTGGTTGGACGTGTCTTTTGTTCCGCTGCCCCATGGCTGCTCCATCAGCGATCAACACCCACAAGAATACCGCAACATGGCCTGCGTTGACGGCACCATCAAGTTTCTCAACATGGAGGGTGGCCCAATCTCGCTCGTTACCTATGCCCTGGACCTGGATAAGCCATCCCCTAGCTGGATGGTAGACACCAAGCTGCTTCTAAAAGATCTCTGGAAAGATAAGACATTTATCTCCAAGGATGTGCCACAGATCCCGCCATTGTTCCCTATCCTAAGCACGCTAGAGCATGACGTCGTCTACCTTGTCATTCCGGGTGATGTGGAACACGTGGAAGGCTACCCGGTTAGGGGAGTGAAGTTCCTGCTTTCTGTTGACACGTGCAAAACCAGGGTCATCTCTGCCACCCAGCAAAAACACCCAAGAGCATTGGTGAGATGGCGCTACCTCCTCGCCGCCAGTGTTTCCCACTCCCAGTTGGGCTCAAAGTATCACCAA GGAGCGGTGGAAGCAATTGGGATGGGGGCAAGCGGAAAAAGGATGAAGTTTGAATGA
- the LOC136475257 gene encoding 26S proteasome non-ATPase regulatory subunit 12 homolog A-like — protein MEGDSTNLDAAIESLLNVEKQMRLAGDVAGTRKAVIDIVELCYKAGAWKTLNDQIVLLSKRRGQLKQAITAMVQKAMDYIDLTPDIDTRIELIKTLSSVAAGKIYVEIERARLIKTLAKIKEEQGQIDEAADLMQEVAVETFGSMAKTEKIAFILEQVRLCLDRQDYVRAQILSRKISTRVFDADPSKEKKKPKEGDNIVQDAPADIPSLLELKRIYYELMIRYYSHNNDYLEICRCYKAIYDIPAIKEDPAKWIPILRKICWYLVLAPHDPMQSSLLNATLQDKNLSEIPNFRLLLKQLVTMEVIQWTSLWEFFKEEYEKEKNLLGGALGAKASEDLKLRIIEHNILVVSKYYARVTLKRLADLLCLALQEAEKHLSDMVNSKALIAKIDRPMGVVSFRTTQDSNGTLNSWATNLEKLLDLVEKSCHEIHKETMIHKAVLKV, from the exons ATG GAGGGCGACAGTACCAACCTCGATGCGGCGATAGAGTCGCTCCTGAATGTCGAGAAGCAGATGAGGCTGGCCGGAGATGTCGCCGGCACGCGGAAGGCCGTCATCGACATCGTCGAGCTCTGCTACAAGGCCGGCGCGTGGAAGACGCTAAACGACCAGATCGTTCTCCTCTCTAAGAGGAGAGGCCAGCTTAAGCAG GCCATTACTGCTATGGTTCAAAAAGCAATGGACTACATTGATTTGACACCAGACATTGACACACGCATCGAGCTAATCAAAACACTGAGCAGCGTCGCTGCTGGCAAA ATTTATGTTGAGATAGAGAGAGCAAGATTGATCAAAACACTCGCAAAAATCAAAGAGGAGCAGGGACAGATTGATGAGGCTGCTGATTTGATGCAAGAAGTTGCT GTCGAAACATTTGGCTCTATGGCAAAGACGGAGAAAATTGCTTTCATTCTTGAGCAG GTCCGGCTATGCCTAGATCGGCAAGATTATGTCAGAGCACAAATTTTATCAAGGAAAATCAGTACTAGAGTATTTGACGCAGATCCatcaaaggaaaaaaagaaaccaAAGGAAGGTGACAATATTGTTCAGGATGCTCCTGCAGATATTCCTTCCCTCCTAGAATTGAAGCGCATCTACTACGAACTGATGATTCG ATATTATTCTCACAACAATGATTACTTGGAAATCTGCCGTTGTTACAAGGCTATTTATGATATTCCAGCAATAAAAGAGGATCCAGCAAAGTGGATACcg ATTCTTAGGAAGATCTGTTGGTATTTGGTGCTAGCACCTCATGATCCTATGCAATCGAGCCTTCTCAATGCTACACTACAGGATAAAAACCTTTCAGAAATCCCAAATTTCAG GTTATTGCTGAAGCAGCTGGTCACCATGGAGGTGATACAGTGGACAAGTTTGTGGGAATTCTTCAAGGAGGAATATGAGAAAGAGAAGAATCTTCTTGGGGGAGCTTTGGGTGCCAAAGCTTCAGAAGATTTGAAACTGAGGATCATCGAACAT AATATCTTGGTTGTGTCCAAGTACTATGCAAGGGTTACCCTCAAGAGGCTTGCCGATCTTCTGTGCCTGGCTTTGCAG GAGGCAGAGAAGCATCTCTCAGACATGGTTAACTCAAAAGCTCTGATTGCAAAGATCGACAGGCCGATGGGAGTTGTCAGCTTCCGGACAACCCAAGACAGCAATGGCACactgaactcatgggccacaaaCCTTGAAAAGCTCCTGGACCTTGTTGAGAAGAGCTGTCACGAAATACATAAAGAGACCATGATCCACAAGGCGGTGTTGAAAGTTTAA